Proteins found in one Streptomyces sp. NBC_00461 genomic segment:
- the whiG gene encoding RNA polymerase sigma factor WhiG has translation MPQHTSGSDRAAIPPAARDGGSVRPPAPSTLDELWRSYKDTGEERLREQLILHYSPLVKYVAGRVSVGLPPNVEQADFVSSGVFGLIDAIEKFDIDREIKFETYAITRIRGAMIDELRALDWIPRSVRQKARNVERAYATLEARLRRTPSEGEVASEMGIAVDELHAVFSQLSLANVVALEELLHVGGESGDGLSVMDTLEDTAADNPVEVVEDRELRRFLARAINTLPEREKTVVTLYYYEGLTLAEIGNVLGVTESRVSQIHTKSVLQLRAKLASFGR, from the coding sequence ATGCCCCAGCACACCTCCGGGTCCGACCGGGCGGCGATCCCCCCAGCCGCCCGTGACGGTGGCAGCGTGCGACCGCCCGCTCCCTCGACGCTCGACGAGCTGTGGCGGTCGTACAAGGACACGGGGGAGGAGCGGCTGCGGGAGCAGCTGATCCTGCACTACTCGCCGCTGGTCAAGTACGTGGCCGGGCGGGTGAGCGTCGGGCTGCCGCCCAACGTCGAGCAGGCCGACTTCGTCTCGTCCGGGGTGTTCGGGCTGATCGACGCGATCGAGAAGTTCGACATCGACCGGGAGATCAAGTTCGAGACGTACGCGATCACGCGGATCCGGGGCGCGATGATCGACGAGCTCAGGGCGCTGGACTGGATTCCGCGGTCGGTGCGGCAGAAGGCGCGCAACGTCGAGCGGGCGTACGCGACGCTGGAGGCGCGGCTCAGACGGACGCCGTCGGAGGGTGAGGTGGCCTCCGAGATGGGCATTGCGGTGGACGAACTCCACGCGGTGTTCAGCCAGTTGTCGCTGGCGAACGTGGTGGCCCTGGAGGAGCTGCTGCATGTGGGCGGCGAGAGCGGGGACGGGCTCAGCGTGATGGACACGCTGGAGGACACCGCCGCCGACAACCCGGTCGAGGTGGTCGAGGACCGGGAGCTCAGGCGGTTTCTGGCGCGGGCGATCAACACCCTGCCCGAGCGGGAGAAGACCGTGGTCACCCTGTACTACTACGAGGGGCTGACGCTCGCCGAGATCGGGAACGTGCTCGGTGTGACCGAGAGCCGGGTCAGCCAGATCCACACCAAGTCGGTGCTGCAACTGCGCGCGAAGCTGGCGAGCTTCGGACGCTGA
- a CDS encoding TetR/AcrR family transcriptional regulator, with amino-acid sequence MAEHRSMQRAALLDAARSLLSDGGTEALTFPALAERTGLARSSVYEYFRSRAAVVEELCAVDFPVWAAEVAAAMERAESAEATVEAYVRQQLALVGDRRHRAVVAISASELDAGAREKIRAAHGGLVAMIGEALGELGHAEPRLAAMLLQGIVDAAVRRIELGAAEDPAEITDAAVAMALRGVRG; translated from the coding sequence GTGGCCGAGCACCGGTCGATGCAGCGAGCCGCCCTGCTGGACGCGGCGCGGTCGCTGCTGTCCGACGGCGGCACGGAGGCGCTGACCTTCCCGGCCCTCGCCGAGCGGACGGGTCTTGCGCGGTCGTCCGTGTACGAGTACTTCCGGTCCCGGGCCGCCGTGGTCGAGGAACTGTGCGCGGTCGACTTTCCCGTGTGGGCCGCCGAGGTCGCTGCGGCGATGGAGCGGGCGGAGTCGGCCGAGGCCACGGTCGAGGCGTACGTGCGACAGCAGCTGGCCCTGGTCGGGGACCGGCGGCACCGGGCCGTGGTCGCCATTTCGGCGAGTGAACTCGACGCGGGCGCCCGGGAGAAGATCCGGGCCGCGCACGGCGGGCTCGTCGCGATGATCGGCGAGGCGCTGGGGGAGCTGGGCCACGCGGAGCCCCGACTGGCGGCGATGCTGCTTCAGGGGATCGTCGACGCGGCTGTCCGGCGGATCGAACTCGGTGCCGCGGAGGACCCGGCGGAGATCACGGACGCGGCCGTGGCCATGGCGCTGCGGGGCGTTCGAGGCTGA
- the rpsB gene encoding 30S ribosomal protein S2 codes for MAVVTMRELLESGVHFGHQTRRWNPKMKRFIFTERNGIYIIDLLQSLSYIDRAYEFVKETVAHGGTVMFVGTKKQAQEAIAEQATRVGMPYVNQRWLGGMLTNFSTVYKRLQRLKELEQIDFEDVAASGLTKKELLVLSREKAKLEKTLGGIREMQKVPSAVWIVDTKKEHIAVGEARKLNIPVVAILDTNCDPDEVDYKIPGNDDAIRSVTLLTRVIADAVAEGLISRSRVATGDKGEKAAGEPLAEWERDLLEGEKKADSEEAAEKPAEAAAEAPAAEAPAEAPAAEAPAAEAPAAEAPAAEAPAEEAAPAADAEQA; via the coding sequence ATGGCCGTCGTCACGATGCGGGAGCTGCTGGAAAGCGGCGTCCACTTCGGTCACCAGACCCGTCGCTGGAACCCGAAGATGAAGCGCTTCATCTTCACCGAGCGCAACGGCATCTACATCATCGACCTGCTCCAGTCGCTGTCGTACATCGACCGCGCCTACGAGTTCGTCAAGGAGACCGTCGCCCACGGCGGCACGGTCATGTTCGTCGGCACGAAGAAGCAGGCGCAGGAGGCCATCGCCGAGCAGGCCACCCGCGTCGGCATGCCCTACGTCAACCAGCGCTGGCTGGGCGGCATGCTCACCAACTTCTCCACCGTCTACAAGCGTCTGCAGCGCCTCAAGGAGCTCGAGCAGATCGACTTCGAGGACGTCGCCGCTTCGGGTCTGACCAAGAAGGAGCTTCTCGTGCTCTCGCGCGAGAAGGCCAAGCTGGAGAAGACCCTCGGTGGTATCCGCGAGATGCAGAAGGTGCCCAGCGCCGTCTGGATCGTGGACACCAAGAAGGAGCACATCGCGGTCGGTGAGGCCCGGAAGCTCAACATCCCGGTCGTCGCCATCCTCGACACCAACTGCGACCCCGACGAGGTCGACTACAAGATCCCGGGCAACGACGACGCGATCCGCTCCGTCACCCTGCTCACCCGTGTGATCGCCGACGCGGTCGCCGAGGGCCTCATCTCCCGCTCTCGCGTCGCCACCGGTGACAAGGGCGAGAAGGCCGCGGGCGAGCCGCTCGCCGAGTGGGAGCGCGACCTGCTCGAGGGCGAGAAGAAGGCGGACTCCGAAGAGGCCGCCGAGAAGCCGGCCGAGGCCGCTGCCGAGGCTCCCGCCGCCGAGGCCCCTGCTGAGGCTCCGGCTGCTGAGGCTCCGGCTGCCGAGGCCCCCGCCGCCGAGGCCCCCGCGGCTGAGGCTCCGGCCGAAGAGGCCGCTCCGGCCGCGGACGCCGAGCAGGCCTGA
- the tsf gene encoding translation elongation factor Ts produces MANYTAADVKKLRELTGAGMMDCKKALDEAEGNVEKAVEALRIKGQKGVAKREGRSAENGAVVSIIADDNSSGVLVELKCETDFVAKGDKFQAVANAIAEHVAKTSPADLEALLASEIEAGKTVQAFVDEANANLGEKIVLDRFAQYADGFVSAYMHRTMPDLPPQIGVLVELDKPNAEIAKGVAQHIAAFAPKYLSKEDVPAEVVESERRVAEETTRAEGKPEAALPKIVEGRLNGFFKDATLLGQPFALDNKKSVQKVLDEAGVTLKRFTRIKVGI; encoded by the coding sequence ATGGCGAACTACACCGCCGCCGACGTCAAGAAGCTTCGTGAGCTCACCGGCGCCGGCATGATGGACTGCAAGAAGGCGCTGGACGAGGCCGAGGGCAACGTCGAGAAGGCCGTCGAGGCGCTCCGTATCAAGGGCCAGAAGGGCGTCGCCAAGCGCGAGGGCCGCTCCGCCGAGAACGGCGCCGTGGTCTCGATCATCGCCGACGACAACTCCTCCGGCGTCCTGGTCGAGCTGAAGTGCGAGACGGACTTCGTCGCCAAGGGTGACAAGTTCCAGGCTGTCGCGAACGCGATCGCCGAGCACGTCGCCAAGACCTCCCCGGCCGACCTCGAGGCCCTGCTCGCCTCCGAGATCGAGGCCGGCAAGACCGTCCAGGCGTTCGTGGACGAGGCCAACGCCAACCTCGGCGAGAAGATCGTCCTCGACCGCTTCGCGCAGTACGCCGACGGCTTCGTGTCCGCGTACATGCACCGCACGATGCCCGACCTGCCCCCGCAGATCGGTGTCCTCGTCGAGCTGGACAAGCCGAACGCGGAGATCGCCAAGGGCGTCGCCCAGCACATCGCCGCCTTCGCGCCGAAGTACCTCTCCAAGGAGGACGTGCCGGCCGAGGTCGTCGAGTCCGAGCGCCGCGTCGCCGAGGAGACCACCCGCGCCGAGGGCAAGCCCGAGGCCGCCCTGCCGAAGATCGTCGAGGGTCGCCTCAACGGCTTCTTCAAGGACGCCACGCTGCTCGGTCAGCCGTTCGCGCTCGACAACAAGAAGTCGGTCCAGAAGGTCCTGGACGAGGCCGGTGTCACCCTGAAGCGCTTCACGCGCATCAAGGTCGGCATCTGA
- the pyrH gene encoding UMP kinase, which yields MTTKAQKSDDGKVHGRFLLKLSGEAFSGGGGLGVDPDVVHKIAREIAAVVRDGAEIAVVIGGGNFFRGAELQQRGMDRARSDYMGMLGTVMNCLALQDFLEKEGIDSRVQTAITMGQVAEPYIPLRAVRHLEKGRVVIFGAGMGMPYFSTDTTAAQRALEIDAEALLMGKNGVDGVYDSDPKRNPDAVKFDSLGYGEVITQDLKVADMTAITLCRDNKLPILVFELIVEGNIARAVKGEKIGTLVGDQDNRD from the coding sequence ATGACCACCAAGGCTCAGAAGAGCGACGACGGCAAAGTACACGGCCGGTTTCTGCTGAAGCTGTCCGGTGAGGCCTTCTCCGGCGGCGGGGGCCTGGGCGTGGACCCCGACGTGGTGCACAAGATCGCCCGTGAGATCGCCGCCGTCGTCCGGGACGGCGCCGAGATCGCGGTCGTCATCGGCGGCGGCAACTTCTTCCGTGGCGCGGAGCTGCAGCAGCGCGGCATGGACCGGGCCCGCTCCGACTACATGGGCATGCTCGGCACGGTCATGAACTGCCTCGCCCTCCAGGACTTCCTGGAGAAGGAGGGCATCGACAGCCGGGTGCAGACCGCCATCACCATGGGCCAGGTCGCCGAGCCGTACATCCCGCTGCGCGCCGTACGGCACCTGGAGAAGGGCCGTGTGGTCATCTTCGGTGCCGGTATGGGCATGCCGTACTTCTCCACCGACACCACCGCCGCCCAGCGCGCCCTGGAGATCGACGCCGAGGCGCTGCTGATGGGTAAGAACGGCGTGGACGGGGTCTACGACTCCGACCCGAAGCGCAACCCGGACGCCGTCAAGTTCGACTCCCTCGGCTACGGCGAGGTCATCACCCAGGACCTCAAGGTCGCGGACATGACCGCCATCACCCTGTGCCGCGACAACAAGCTCCCGATCCTGGTCTTCGAGCTCATCGTCGAGGGCAATATCGCCCGCGCCGTCAAGGGTGAGAAGATCGGCACGCTCGTGGGTGACCAGGACAACCGGGACTGA
- the frr gene encoding ribosome recycling factor translates to MIEETLLEAEEKMEKAVVVAKEDFAAIRTGRAHPAMFNKIVADYYGAPTPINQLASFSVPEPRMAVVTPFDKTALRNIEQAIRDSDLGVNPSNDGNIIRVVFPELTEERRRDYIKVAKGKAEDSRVSIRSVRRKAKDAIDKLIKDGEVGEDEGRRAEKELDDSTHKYVAQVDELLKHKEAELLEV, encoded by the coding sequence GTGATCGAAGAGACCCTCCTCGAGGCCGAGGAGAAGATGGAGAAGGCCGTCGTGGTCGCCAAGGAGGACTTCGCCGCGATCCGCACCGGTCGTGCGCACCCGGCGATGTTCAACAAGATCGTGGCCGACTACTACGGCGCGCCGACGCCGATCAACCAGCTGGCTTCGTTCTCCGTGCCGGAGCCGCGCATGGCGGTAGTGACCCCGTTCGACAAGACGGCCCTGCGCAACATCGAGCAGGCCATCCGTGACTCCGACCTGGGCGTCAACCCGAGCAACGACGGCAACATCATCCGAGTGGTGTTCCCCGAGCTCACCGAGGAGCGCCGCCGCGACTACATCAAGGTCGCCAAGGGCAAGGCCGAGGACTCCCGGGTCTCCATCCGCTCCGTGCGCCGCAAGGCCAAGGACGCCATCGACAAGCTGATCAAGGACGGCGAGGTCGGCGAGGACGAGGGCCGCCGTGCGGAGAAGGAACTCGACGACTCCACCCACAAGTACGTGGCCCAGGTGGACGAGCTCCTGAAGCACAAGGAAGCGGAGCTGCTCGAGGTCTGA
- a CDS encoding phosphatidate cytidylyltransferase codes for MNESSWGAPPHTGSQAGYWGPTDQGPVQGAAPAGPAYDAPKAQQTRPMPIVPEVPPYGGDQDDDRGAARLGGPLFRDEPPQSPPYPAAQQNPEPMPDAPQPAPPPQKKSAGRDLGAAIGVGVGLGVVIIASLFVVKAVFVGVVVVAVVVGLWELTSRLQERKGIKAPLVPLALGGAAMVVAGYVRGAEGAWVAMALTALAVLVWRMTEPPEGYLKDVTAGVFAAFYVPFLATFVALMLAAHDGPWRVMTFLLLTVVSDTGAYAVGWRFGKHKLAPRISPGKTREGLLGAVSFAMVAGALCMQFLIDDGSWWQGLVLGFAVAASATLGDLGESMIKRDLGIKDMGTLLPGHGGIMDRLDSLLPTAPVVWLLMVLFVGSG; via the coding sequence ATGAACGAATCTTCCTGGGGAGCGCCGCCCCACACCGGGTCACAGGCCGGGTACTGGGGGCCGACCGACCAGGGACCTGTCCAGGGGGCTGCCCCGGCGGGTCCCGCGTACGATGCGCCCAAGGCGCAGCAGACTCGCCCCATGCCCATCGTGCCCGAGGTACCCCCGTACGGCGGTGACCAGGATGACGACCGGGGGGCCGCTCGGCTGGGCGGCCCCTTGTTCCGCGACGAACCGCCGCAGTCGCCGCCCTACCCAGCGGCGCAGCAGAATCCGGAGCCCATGCCCGACGCCCCGCAGCCGGCGCCCCCGCCGCAGAAGAAGAGCGCGGGGCGCGACCTGGGTGCGGCCATAGGCGTCGGCGTCGGGCTCGGCGTAGTGATCATCGCGTCCCTGTTCGTCGTCAAGGCCGTCTTCGTCGGAGTGGTCGTCGTCGCCGTCGTGGTGGGCCTGTGGGAACTGACCAGCCGGCTGCAGGAGCGCAAGGGCATCAAGGCGCCCCTGGTCCCGCTGGCGCTCGGTGGCGCCGCGATGGTCGTCGCCGGGTACGTCCGGGGCGCCGAGGGCGCGTGGGTGGCCATGGCGCTCACGGCACTCGCCGTCCTCGTATGGCGTATGACGGAGCCGCCCGAGGGCTACCTCAAGGACGTCACCGCGGGCGTCTTCGCCGCGTTCTACGTGCCGTTCCTGGCGACGTTCGTCGCGCTGATGCTGGCGGCCCACGACGGCCCCTGGCGCGTCATGACCTTCCTGCTGCTGACGGTGGTCAGCGACACCGGCGCGTATGCCGTCGGCTGGCGCTTCGGCAAGCACAAGCTCGCCCCGCGCATCAGCCCCGGCAAGACCCGCGAGGGCCTGCTCGGCGCGGTGTCCTTCGCGATGGTGGCGGGTGCGCTGTGCATGCAGTTCCTCATCGACGACGGCTCCTGGTGGCAGGGTCTGGTCCTCGGCTTCGCGGTCGCGGCCAGTGCCACGCTCGGCGACCTCGGCGAGTCGATGATCAAGCGGGACCTGGGCATCAAGGACATGGGCACGCTGCTCCCCGGCCACGGCGGGATCATGGACCGGCTGGACTCGCTGCTACCCACGGCGCCCGTGGTGTGGCTGCTGATGGTGCTGTTCGTCGGCTCGGGCTGA
- a CDS encoding SRPBCC family protein — protein sequence MSAFHEEIDVDRTPEDVWAYVIDPSHLPEWQLSAVSAEQLDEGPLHPGSRVRVTRRVGRREMPMTMEFTEYDPPHSWGLRGIDGPVRGHFHGAVEPLDDGRRSRVTMDLDFDGHGIGKVLLPLLVRPQVRKELPRNEQLLKDRLEHKATT from the coding sequence ATGTCCGCCTTCCATGAAGAGATCGACGTAGACCGCACTCCCGAAGACGTCTGGGCGTACGTCATCGATCCGTCACATCTGCCCGAGTGGCAGCTGAGCGCGGTCTCCGCGGAACAGCTCGACGAGGGGCCGCTCCACCCCGGTTCCCGGGTCCGCGTCACCCGCCGGGTCGGGCGCCGCGAGATGCCGATGACCATGGAGTTCACCGAGTACGACCCGCCGCACAGCTGGGGTCTGCGCGGTATAGACGGCCCGGTCAGGGGGCACTTCCACGGGGCGGTGGAGCCGCTCGACGACGGTCGGCGGTCCCGCGTGACGATGGACCTCGACTTCGACGGCCACGGCATCGGCAAGGTCCTTCTGCCACTCCTCGTCCGCCCCCAGGTCCGCAAGGAGCTGCCGCGCAACGAGCAGTTGCTGAAGGACAGGCTGGAGCACAAGGCGACCACGTAG